One segment of Bombus pascuorum chromosome 6, iyBomPasc1.1, whole genome shotgun sequence DNA contains the following:
- the LOC132908121 gene encoding enhancer of mRNA-decapping protein 3 codes for MSEQFVGCTVSVKCIEEVGTYQGQIVDLNKDCIILSKAFCNGVPHSSPIVVLCAKDILNVEFISINNIGFDNSDTSDNNQTQNNITVKRPIAKRAGRSFSESVSSSVQSTSSQTQTNFKKPNNNSQSTIEQSANGKIPLAEPIDKPIQKKLSSKQRNEHTFGTPIDQSLNQDFDFEKNLALFDKEAVWQKINSLKSKKQKQVNYRHDENIIVSERADIRQILVPNAGEIEYVTDNGLIIPSITLNLHRQLIGAADRLGISWERRVELLGRAGTEIILQLLGGSHRLNPNNAHQWPTIIALCGPHRSGAAGVNCARQLSSHGIKTIVFVENSEDVFLLQELSLYKLTGNKVETKFKNLPSVVDLILVALCDENSPRTITPIAKWANNNRAPILAIEPPATGTPGILSKCSLLGGLPLSHSVDNGKLYLCNLALPNEVYADAGITYRSPFGPKFVIPLHSNNS; via the exons ATGTCTGAACAATTTGTGGGTTGTACAGTTTCTGTAAAGTGTATCGAAGAAGTTGGAACTTATCAAGGACAAATAGTGGATTTAAATAAGGATTGTATTATACTTTCAAAAGCTTTTTGTAACGGAGTTCCTCATAGCTCACCTATAGTTGTACTATG tgcAAAGGATATACTGAATGTagaatttatatcaattaataatataggATTCGATAATAGTGATACAAGTGATAATAATCAAACACAGAATAATATAACTGTAAAGAGACCTATTGCCAAAAGAGCTGGTAGATCATTTTCCGAAAGTGTTTCATCTTCTGTTCAATCCACATCATCACAAACACAAACTAATTTTAAGAAGCCAAATAATAATTCTCAATCTACAATAGAACAATCTGCAAATGGGAAAATTCCATTAG CTGAACCTATTGATAAACcaatacaaaaaaaattaagtaGTAAACAAAGAAATGAGCACACATTTGGTACTCCAATTGATCAATCCTTGAATCAAGACTTTGattttgaaaagaatttaGCCCTATTTGACAAAGAG GCTGTGtggcaaaaaataaattctttgaaatctAAGAAACAAAAGCAAGTAAACTATAGGcacgatgaaaatattattgtttctGAACGTGCAGATATTAGACAGATACTGGTACCTAATGCTGGTGAAATAGAATATGTAACAGACAATGGTTTAATAATTCCTAGTATAACACTTAACCTTCATCGTCAATTAATAGGAGCAGCAGATAGATTGGGTATTAGTTGGGAGCGTAGA gTGGAACTTCTTGGTCGTGCTGGTACAGAAATTATATTGCAACTGTTAGGAGGAAGCCATCGACTTAATCCAAATAATGCACACCAGTGGCCAACGATTATTGCACTTTGTGGACCTCATCGTTCTGGTGCTGCAGGTGTTAATTGTGCTAGACAGTTATCTAGTCATGGCATTAAGACAATAGTGTTTGTAGAAAATTCTGAGGATGTTTTCCTCCTACAAGAATTGTCTTTGTACAAGTTAACGGGGAACAAGGTAGAAACTAAATTTAAGAACTTGCCATCAGTGGTGGATTTGATACTTGTAGCACTTTGTGACGAGAACTCACCAAGAACGATTACACCTATAGCAAAATGGGCAAATAATAATAGGGCGCCTATTTTAGCAATTGAACCACCAGCCACAGGAACACCTGGTATTCTTAGTAAATGTAGCCTGCTTGGTGGATTACCATTATCTCATAGTGTTGACAAtggcaaattatatttatgtaatcttGCATTGCCAAACGAAGTATATGCGGACGCTGGTATAACATATAGGTCTCCTTTTGGACCAAAATTTGTCATTCCTTTGCATTCCAATAATTCTtag